In Pyrus communis chromosome 1, drPyrComm1.1, whole genome shotgun sequence, the following are encoded in one genomic region:
- the LOC137746712 gene encoding IQ domain-containing protein IQM4-like, translating to MGITETVMANSMSFERREGRDHSETNSSSNGSDKVYIERSTNFKNWVSTEPKIEASDSIFESPDLTSSIGRNGEVVQINKPTILFLERNAAATKIQKVYRTYRTRRTNAAATRIQKVYKSYRTRRNFADCAVVVEELWLKAMDLGARKRSLEALDIEKHETIESLRARTRARASGQADKLELLHWLESIDPRHRYGHNLEFYYGVWCDCDSKQPFFYWLDIGDGKNINLSKCPRTDLQRQCISNLGQRQHSRYLVPTISAEWIFLVTGLCLEILSIAFDQAASPSKPRYALFGMTLAIAVLLICIWELIYKGKKEGVVLRRWGKLWWFYYPRSAQTFGTLPDFYGLIGSTSQCICSTVQYVCFSHHADNPIKVSLWPAIFLVCLGAKKLVEKRNETHGHKD from the exons ATGGGCATCACAGAAACAGTTATGGCGAATTCCATGAGCTTTGAaagaagagaaggaagagaCCATTCAGAAACTAATAGCAGCTCCAATGGCTCTGATAAAGTTTACATAGAAAGGTCAACAAACTTCAAAAATTGGGTGTCCACAGAACCGAAAATTGAAGCATCTGATTCAATTTTTGAGAGTCCTGATTTAACCTCTTCGATCGGTAGAAATGGAGAAGTAGTGCAGATAAACAAGCctacaattttgtttcttgagcGCAATGCGGCGGCTACTAAGATTCAGAAAGTTTACAGGACGTACAGGACTAGACGTACCAATGCTGCGGCAACTAGGATTCAGAAGGTTTATAAGAGTTACAGGACTAGACGAAACTTCGCAGATTGCGCTGTTGTAGTTGAGGAACTATG GTTGAAGGCCATGGACCTCGGAGCACGGAAACGAAGCTTAGAGGCCTTGGACATTGAGAAACACGAAACTATTGAGTCACTGCGGGCACGAACTAGGGCAAGGGCTTCTGGCCAG GCTGACAAACTAGAGCTGCTGCACTGGCTTGAATCT ATTGATCCACGCCATCGGTATGGGCACAATTTAGAGTTCTACTACGGTGTCTGGTGTGATTGCGACAGCAAGCAACCTTTCTTCTACTG GTTGGATATTGGTGATGGTAAAAACATAAATCTCAGTAAGTGTCCGAGGACCGATCTACAACGTCAGTGCATCAGCAATCTTGGACAACGTCAGCACAGCAGATATCTTGTACCA ACTATTTCAGCAGAGTGGATATTTCTAGTCACTGGCCTCTGCCTAGAGATTTTGTCGATTGCTTTTGATCAGGCCGCCTCCCCAAGTAAGCCTCGATATGCACTATTTGGTATGACATTGGCTATTGCAGTTCTACTCATTTGCATATGGGAGCTCATTTACAAGGGTAAAAAGGAAGGAGTTGTGTTGCGGCGGTGGGGAAAGCTGTGGTGGTTTTATTATCCACGTTCCGCCCAGACTTTTGGAACTCTTCCGGACTTTTATGGATTGATTGGTAGCACTTCGCAGTGTATTTGCTCGACGGTTCAATATGTTTGCTTCTCTCATCATGCTGACAATCCCATCAAAGTATCCCTTTGGCCTGCCATCTTTCTTGTATGCTTGGGTGCAAAAAAATTAGTCGAGAAACGAAATGAGACCCATGGACACAAGGATTAG